Proteins encoded together in one Bos indicus isolate NIAB-ARS_2022 breed Sahiwal x Tharparkar chromosome 25, NIAB-ARS_B.indTharparkar_mat_pri_1.0, whole genome shotgun sequence window:
- the C25H16orf54 gene encoding transmembrane protein C16orf54 homolog isoform X1, with amino-acid sequence MGDQGDRQEMPPTPQPPSVQTEASSWAPLPCGPCIPIMLALATLAAVFLLATAVLAERLFRRSLQLDPSIRAPTLVWRPGGELWIEPIGTPRERSEDWYGSEVPLLTDRAPDPPAQGGTLEARATAPPAPSPPHSPPSSLVPQTPPNARTRSTFWGPQVWEERPQAPGLVSWAEPEQRPEANAYPGSPQARRVRPGSPDLEWGLQPRVTLEQISAFWRREGRSSVGL; translated from the exons ATGGGGGACCAGGGGGACCGCCAGGAG ATGCCTCCAACCCCACAGCCGCCCTCAGTGCAGACGGAGGCCTCCTCATGGGCCCCGCTGCCCTGCGGACCCTGCATCCCCATCATGTTGGCCCTGGCCACTCTGGCCGCTGTCTTCCTCCTGGCCACAGCTGTGTTGGCCGAACGCCTGTTTCGCCGCTCCCTCCAGCTGGACCCCAGCATCCGCGCACCCACCCTCGTGTGGCGCCCCGGAGGAGAGCTATGGATCGAGCCCATAGGCACGCCCCGAGAGCGCTCTGAGGACTGGTATGGCTCAGAGGTCCCCCTGCTGACGGACCGTGCCCCAGACCCGCCCGCCCAGGGGGGCACCTTGGAGGCACGAGCGACAGCCCCAcccgccccctcacccccacactcccctcccaGCAGCCTGGTCCCCCAGACCCCACCCAATGCCCGAACCCGGAGCACCTTCTGGGGCCCCCAGGTCTGGGAGGagaggccccaggccccaggcctggTGAGCTGGGCTGAGCCTGAACAGAGGCCAGAAGCCAATGCATATCCTGGGAGCCCCCAGGCTCGGAGGGTGCGGCCAGGAAGCCCTGATCTTGAGTGGGGCCTGCAGCCTCGGGTCACCCTGGAGCAGATATCAGCATTCTGGAGGCGTGAAGGCCGAAGCAGCGTGGGTTTATGA
- the C25H16orf54 gene encoding transmembrane protein C16orf54 homolog isoform X2 codes for MPPTPQPPSVQTEASSWAPLPCGPCIPIMLALATLAAVFLLATAVLAERLFRRSLQLDPSIRAPTLVWRPGGELWIEPIGTPRERSEDWYGSEVPLLTDRAPDPPAQGGTLEARATAPPAPSPPHSPPSSLVPQTPPNARTRSTFWGPQVWEERPQAPGLVSWAEPEQRPEANAYPGSPQARRVRPGSPDLEWGLQPRVTLEQISAFWRREGRSSVGL; via the coding sequence ATGCCTCCAACCCCACAGCCGCCCTCAGTGCAGACGGAGGCCTCCTCATGGGCCCCGCTGCCCTGCGGACCCTGCATCCCCATCATGTTGGCCCTGGCCACTCTGGCCGCTGTCTTCCTCCTGGCCACAGCTGTGTTGGCCGAACGCCTGTTTCGCCGCTCCCTCCAGCTGGACCCCAGCATCCGCGCACCCACCCTCGTGTGGCGCCCCGGAGGAGAGCTATGGATCGAGCCCATAGGCACGCCCCGAGAGCGCTCTGAGGACTGGTATGGCTCAGAGGTCCCCCTGCTGACGGACCGTGCCCCAGACCCGCCCGCCCAGGGGGGCACCTTGGAGGCACGAGCGACAGCCCCAcccgccccctcacccccacactcccctcccaGCAGCCTGGTCCCCCAGACCCCACCCAATGCCCGAACCCGGAGCACCTTCTGGGGCCCCCAGGTCTGGGAGGagaggccccaggccccaggcctggTGAGCTGGGCTGAGCCTGAACAGAGGCCAGAAGCCAATGCATATCCTGGGAGCCCCCAGGCTCGGAGGGTGCGGCCAGGAAGCCCTGATCTTGAGTGGGGCCTGCAGCCTCGGGTCACCCTGGAGCAGATATCAGCATTCTGGAGGCGTGAAGGCCGAAGCAGCGTGGGTTTATGA